The following are encoded in a window of Impatiens glandulifera chromosome 5, dImpGla2.1, whole genome shotgun sequence genomic DNA:
- the LOC124940326 gene encoding uncharacterized protein LOC124940326, with protein sequence MAAPFFSTPMQPYVYQSPQDSMTPFQILGSEAQIVQIMLKPQEKIFAKPGSMCYMSGSIQMENMYSPEHEVGILQWLFGKSVTNIVLSNTGTSDGFIGIAAPSLARILPIDLAMFGGEVLCQADAFLCSINDVKVNNTIDPRARNVVVGPEAFLRQKLTGQGLAFVVAGGSVVQKNLEVGEVLSVDVSCIVIASSTVNVQVKYNGPMRKTVFGGDNSVTAVLTGPGIVFIQSLPFHRLSQRIARAVTSPNMRENPKLLIQIAIFFFLAYVVVLSSIILTDI encoded by the exons ATGGCTGCCCCTTTCTTCTCAACTCCGATGCAGCCTTACGTTTATCAG AGTCCACAAGATTCCATGACACCATTTCAAATCTTGGGTAGTGAGGCTCAGATAGTTCAG ATTATGCTAAAGCCTCAAGAAAAGATTTTTGCAAAGCCTG GTTCCATGTGCTACATGTCGGGGTCCATACAAATGGAAAATATGTATTCCCCTGAACACGAAGTAGGAATATTGCAGTGGCTGTTTGGCAAAAGTGTTACCAATATAGTTCTCTCTAATACTGGTACAAGTGATGGATTTATTGGAATTGCTGCACCTTCATTAGCCAGAATTCTTCCG ATTGATTTGGCAATGTTTGGTGGGGAAGTATTATGTCAG GCAGATGCATTCCTTTGTTCCATCAATGATGTTAAAGTAAACAATACTATTGATCCAAGAGCACGCAATGTTGTTGTTGGTCCAGAG GCATTCCTGAGACAAAAGCTGACTGGTCAAGGACTTGCATTTGTAGTTGCTGGTGGTTCTG TGGTACAGAAGAATCTGGAGGTGGGTGAAGTTCTTAGTGTTGATGTCTCCTGCATTGTCATTGCATCATCTACAGTCAATGTCCAAGTAAAGTACAATGGTCCTATGAGGAAGACTGTATTTGGg GGAGACAATTCAGTGACAGCAGTTCTTACGGGACCTGGGATTGTATTCATTCAGAGCCTACCATTTCATCGACTTTCTCAACGCATTGCCAG GGCAGTGACTTCACCAAACATGAGGGAAAACCCAAAGTTGCTGATACAGATAGCCATTTTCTTCTTTCTGGCTTATGTTGTCGTTCTCTCATCAATCATTTTGACTGACATATGA